Within Bacteroidota bacterium, the genomic segment AAAAAACCTGAAGAAAAAAGATACGGGCGAATATAAAATTGCATTCGTAAGCGCGGCTCCCATTGCGCAGGCGCCTCCTCCGGCAGGGCAAACGGTGATTGTTTATTCCGCCACACCTCCGCCCAACACCACTACGGAAACCACTACTTTTTCCACCACCACCACTACCAATGCGGCAGGAAGCAATGCGAATACAGGAATGAACAATGGCGGAGTGAACGTGAACATGAACGTGAATGTGAATGACGGCACGAGTCATTCATCCACTTCAACAATGACTTCGACCACCACCACTTCTTCTTCCACCACCACCAGCGCGCCTGCTTCGGGAAATGTGTATGTGCTGGAAGGATATAACGGACCGCATTACTGCAACTGGCCCATGAGCCCGCCCGATTTTGAAAGCGCGAAGAACAGCATCCGCTCAAAATCATTTGAAGACAGCAAAGCCACCGTGGCAAAACAAATTCTGGGAAGCAACTGCATGCTCTCTTCGCAGGTGAAAGAAGTGATGATGTTGTTTGATTTTGAAAACACGCGCCTTGATTTTGCCAAGTTTGCCTATGGAAAAACCT encodes:
- a CDS encoding DUF4476 domain-containing protein — protein: MKKIFLLLSVFVITIARSQNNLVIFSEQGEPFYLILNGIKQNAKPETNVKVTGIIQPRVTAKIIFADGKTPDLDQKVYFMEGGNEVQGYEFVYSIKTKKALTTKDSKDAFDSEGLSAGIKNLKKKDTGEYKIAFVSAAPIAQAPPPAGQTVIVYSATPPPNTTTETTTFSTTTTTNAAGSNANTGMNNGGVNVNMNVNVNDGTSHSSTSTMTSTTTTSSSTTTSAPASGNVYVLEGYNGPHYCNWPMSPPDFESAKNSIRSKSFEDSKATVAKQILGSNCMLSSQVKEVMMLFDFENTRLDFAKFAYGKTFDPGNYYKLNDAFQFESSIDELNKYCNGKR